A window of Oncorhynchus nerka isolate Pitt River linkage group LG4, Oner_Uvic_2.0, whole genome shotgun sequence contains these coding sequences:
- the LOC115128944 gene encoding dentin sialophosphoprotein-like, with amino-acid sequence MKAAIVFALLFATVLCRPVKRSSSSSSESSEEVVKPAPVLRKALVDLTQVASVQNVGAGTASDESSDEDETEGADPTSDPTVDSTSSTDSADSDESKDSTGSTDSDDTEESESGEADTTAAPPTAEPTVEPTLAPTEAPIYDDGRGDSMGYPGDYKKSIYVDTNNIEKGPSPYKYYGKMNEGMYAGKKVSVYDTGLGNEIEKTLTVFKALQVHDLMEEDTSTPEVESQGLDVSSGTAEEPSLRQVHVDEASQDTGPSESPESQGAESLEEEEAESASASASDVTSESTSSASSDGTSESTSASDETDSSNSSEEATATPGAADSDESQESDSNSAEEAATEATIDTDAPVVIVA; translated from the exons ATGAAGGCTGCAATTGTTTTCGCCCTGCTCTTTGCAACGGTCCTCTGTCGCCCGGTGAAACGCTCATCCAGCAGCAGTTCAGAGAGCTCAGAGGAAGTG GTTAAACCAGCTCCGGTGCTTCGGAAAGCCCTAGTAGATCTCACCCAGGTTGCATCTGTACAG AATGTGGGTGCTGGTACAGCATCAGACGAGAGCTCCGACGAAGATGAAACAGAA GGAGCTGATCCTACATCAGACCCAACAGTGGACAGCACATCATCGACAGACAGTGCAGACAGTGACGAAAGCAAGGACAGCACAGGCAGCACAGACAGTGAT GACACAGAGGAGTCAGAGTCCGGGGAGGCAGACACCACCGCTGCCCCTCCCACCGCGGAGCCCACTGTTGAGCCCACCCTGGCTCCAACAGAGGCCCCCATCTACGACGACGGACGCGGGGACAGCATGGGCTATCCCGGTGACTACAAGAAGTCCATCTATGTAGATACCAACAACATCGAGAAGGGACCCTCCCCATACAAATATTATGGAAAGATGAACGAGGGCATGTATGCTGGCAAGAAGGTGTCCGTCTATGACACCGGGCTCGGAAACGAGATTGAGAAGACGCTGACCGTGTTCAAG GCCCTGCAGGTGCATGATTTGATGGAAGAGGACACCAGCACCCCCGAGGTGGAGAGCCAGGGTTTGGATGTGTCCAGCGGCACAGCCGAGGAGCCCAGCCTGCGCCAAGTGCACGTCGATGAAGCCAGCCAGGACACTGGTCCCTCTGAGAGCCCCGAGAGCCAAGGAGCTGAGAGcctggaggaggaagaggcagagagtgCCAGCGCTAGCGCCAGTGATGTGACTAGTGAGAGCACCAGTAGCGCTAGCAGCGACGGCACCAGCGAGAGCACTAGCGCCAGTGATGAGActgacagcagcaacagcagtgaGGAGGCTACAGCCACGCCCGGGGCGGCAGACAGCGACGAGAGCCAGGAGAGTGACAGCAACTCGGCTGAGGAGGCGGCCACAGAGGCTACCATAGATACCGACGCTCCCGTTGTCATAGTTGCCTAG